GAACACCGCTTGTTTTCGCGGCGGCTGCCTCACAGGGCCGAATCACTCGGGAGCTCAATTGCACGGTTTCCTCGCGTACTTGATGAAGTGCGCCGTGACTGGAATTCCTTACACCGTGTTTGGCTACAAAGGCAAGCAAGTCCGGGATAACATTCACAGCGCTGATTTAATTTCGGCATTTTATGAATTTTATAAAGCTCCTAGGAGCGCCCAAGTTTACAATACAGGAGGAGGCCGCTACAGCAATTGTTCGATGTTAGAAGCCATCCAAATGTGTGAATCAATTGCAGAACGCAAATTTAATTGGACTTATGCCGAAGGGAATCGCATTGGCGATCACATTTGGTGGATTAGCGACAATTCAAAATTCGCCAGTCACTATCCTGACTGGAAAATGAAATATAACGTCAAACAAATCTTGCAGGAGATTTATGATTGTAACCGCGAGCGCTGGCTGAAAGAGGGAGCGAAGGATTGAGCTGGGCCAAAACAATGTAGTGTCAAATTTTGTACGCGATGGCATACAAAGTTAAACTAATTTTACAGGAGATTTATGAGCGTAACTGCGAGCGTGAGTTTAAAGAGGTCTTCCATGATTGATAAAGGGAAAAAGAATGTACTGGGCATATTAGTAAATGCCGTTAATTATGAAGCCGCTGTCGGCAAAATTATTGATGCCGCCAGCGCCGGAAAACCAATGTCAGTTTCGGCTCTAGCAGTTCACGGGGTAATGACTGGGGTGCTTGACAGGACTCACCGCTATCGGATCAATCACATTGACTTAGTATTGCCAGACGGACAGCCTGTCAGGTGGGCATTAAATTTGCTCTACAATACGGAATTGCCCGATCGAGTTTGCGGCCCAAATGCGATGCTACAAATCTGCGAACGCGCCGCCGAAGAAGGATTATCGATCTATTTGTACGGCTCTAAAGCTTCTGTACTGGAAGCTTTATCTCGCAATCTCTGCCAGCGTTTTCCCAAGTTAATTATTGCGGGAACTCAGCCTTCTAAATTTAGGCACGTTTCGCCCGAAGAAAAACAGGAAATTGCTCAAGAAATTCGCAACAGCGGTGCAGCAATTACTTTTGTGGGTTTGGGGTGTCCGCGACAAGAAGTTTGGGCTTACGAATACCGGGACGAGCTATCAATGCCGCTGATTGCTGTAGGTGCAGCTTACGATTTTCATTCGGGAAATTTGGCAAAATCTCCTGAGTTTTTATGTAAAATAGGTTTGGAATGGCTGTTTCGGTTAATTAAGGAACCCCGACGCCTCTGGCAGCGGTATGTGTTGTTAAATCCGCTTTATATCTGGCTGTTTTTGCTGCAAGCTTTGAAAATTAAAAATTTCGACCCGAAAGACGCCACGCCGCCTGCTGAAGAAGTGTTGTATGGTTGAAATTTCTCTCTTCTGTTGTGAAAGGTCAATTTTTACACGCCAAAAGCCAAAAGCCAAAAATAGAAATAATAATTCACTATTTTGACTTTCGACTTGAAACTTGTGAAGATTTTAATTTTAAATTAATGGGTTTTTGTTTTTTGTGGGTTATGTTGGGCTTTGTAATTTATACCATTTTTCCAAAATTCTGCAACAGTAGCGGTAGGGTGCGTCGCTAGTAACTGGTTCCAAGGCTCTTCCTTGGAACCCATACAAGCGAGGAAGAGCCTCGTCACAGGATTTGGAGGCTCTTCCTCCTGATCTGCGTTACTTTCGCTGTGCCTGGTAACGAGTAGAATTCGTCAAAAAGCGTTAAGTGAACCGTATTGAGTTATGTTGGGCTTGGTAATTTAATTTCTGGGTAACAGAGGAAGTGTCAGCCGTCCTTGTTGGATTGTTTGGACAACTTTGGTTGCTGGCAGGTTTGATAGTTGGGAATGCGAGTTCTCAGAATTGGATGCGGACTGAAGTCCTCACTACAAACCTTGCTACAAACCTTTATTTGCCCGCGTAAGCCGCCATCCTTTCTTTGATAAATCGGATATAAAAATGCCTGAAAGTAGACTTAATTACCCGAGGCATCCCAAAGTCAATCGGCATCATATTTTCTGGCAACTTCCAGTCTAAAACCTTGAGAGTTTCCGGCCGCAAAAGGGGAAAATCGAGAGCCTCTAAATTCGAGCAAATTCCCAATCTCATCGCCGCAGCTACCGTCGGAACCAGCGCCGGATCGACATTAATAATTTCTACTAAAGTCC
The sequence above is drawn from the Microcoleus sp. bin38.metabat.b11b12b14.051 genome and encodes:
- a CDS encoding WecB/TagA/CpsF family glycosyltransferase, with product MSVTASVSLKRSSMIDKGKKNVLGILVNAVNYEAAVGKIIDAASAGKPMSVSALAVHGVMTGVLDRTHRYRINHIDLVLPDGQPVRWALNLLYNTELPDRVCGPNAMLQICERAAEEGLSIYLYGSKASVLEALSRNLCQRFPKLIIAGTQPSKFRHVSPEEKQEIAQEIRNSGAAITFVGLGCPRQEVWAYEYRDELSMPLIAVGAAYDFHSGNLAKSPEFLCKIGLEWLFRLIKEPRRLWQRYVLLNPLYIWLFLLQALKIKNFDPKDATPPAEEVLYG